Proteins from one Microbacterium faecale genomic window:
- the mscL gene encoding large conductance mechanosensitive channel protein MscL: MFQGFKQFILRGNVVDLAVAVIIGAAFGAIVTALVDFIINPLIGAFVPTGDLASWSITIPGIVADAELGIGGIISAVINFLAIALVVYLAIVLPMNKIAERRAAGAPAEEIPPTSEELLAEIRDLLAEKNSR; encoded by the coding sequence ATGTTCCAGGGATTCAAACAGTTCATCCTGCGCGGGAATGTCGTCGATCTCGCCGTTGCGGTCATCATCGGTGCCGCATTCGGCGCCATCGTCACCGCGCTGGTCGACTTCATCATCAACCCGCTCATCGGCGCGTTCGTGCCGACCGGCGACCTCGCGTCGTGGTCGATCACGATCCCGGGCATCGTCGCGGACGCGGAGCTCGGAATCGGCGGCATCATCTCGGCCGTCATCAACTTCCTCGCAATCGCGCTCGTCGTCTACCTCGCGATCGTCCTTCCGATGAACAAGATCGCCGAGCGCCGTGCTGCAGGAGCGCCCGCCGAGGAGATCCCGCCGACCTCGGAGGAACTCCTCGCCGAGATCCGCGACCTGCTCGCCGAGAAGAACAGCCGCTGA
- a CDS encoding FmdB family zinc ribbon protein encodes MPTYAYACKDCGHAFDAVQAFSDASLTECPECRGVLRKQFGSIGVTFNGPGFYRTDSRASASSSPAASSSGSSSNPASSTSTAPAPQPASATSSGD; translated from the coding sequence ATGCCCACGTATGCCTACGCCTGCAAGGACTGCGGGCACGCCTTCGATGCTGTCCAGGCGTTCAGCGACGCCTCGCTCACCGAGTGCCCGGAGTGCCGCGGCGTTCTGCGCAAGCAGTTCGGATCCATCGGCGTCACCTTCAACGGGCCCGGGTTCTACCGCACCGACTCGCGGGCGTCCGCTTCGTCCTCGCCGGCCGCGTCCAGTAGCGGATCCTCGTCGAACCCGGCATCATCGACATCGACGGCCCCGGCACCGCAGCCGGCGTCCGCCACGTCATCGGGCGACTGA
- a CDS encoding 5-formyltetrahydrofolate cyclo-ligase, whose translation MTNQTAADKHALRGQIRAARAIMPPVGREGAATAIARRGFELLARTGARTIACYLSAPTEPPTHALIAAARATGIRVLLPISGSNGILDWSDDDAAEVTTRLGVPETAGRPLGPGTIRAAELLFIPAAAVDARGMRMGWGRGYYDRALARVDSRRPVYAVLYDAEVVDRVPHEAHDVPVTGAVTPTHTLSFDR comes from the coding sequence GTGACGAACCAGACCGCGGCGGACAAGCACGCGTTGCGCGGCCAGATCCGTGCTGCGCGCGCGATCATGCCCCCGGTAGGCCGCGAGGGAGCCGCGACCGCGATCGCCCGTCGCGGATTCGAACTTCTCGCGCGCACGGGCGCGCGCACGATCGCGTGCTATCTGTCGGCGCCGACGGAGCCGCCGACACACGCGCTGATCGCGGCCGCGCGCGCCACCGGGATCCGGGTGCTGCTACCAATCAGCGGGAGCAACGGGATCCTCGACTGGTCCGACGATGACGCGGCCGAGGTCACCACGCGACTCGGTGTACCCGAGACCGCGGGCCGCCCGCTTGGGCCCGGCACGATCCGCGCGGCCGAACTGCTGTTCATTCCGGCCGCAGCCGTGGACGCGCGGGGAATGCGCATGGGCTGGGGACGGGGCTACTACGATCGCGCCCTCGCGCGCGTTGATTCACGGCGTCCTGTCTACGCGGTGCTCTATGATGCCGAGGTGGTCGATCGCGTTCCCCACGAGGCCCACGACGTGCCCGTCACAGGAGCCGTGACACCGACCCACACGCTGTCGTTCGATCGCTGA
- the galU gene encoding UTP--glucose-1-phosphate uridylyltransferase GalU — translation MEPAKIKAVMPVAGLGTRFLPATKATPKEMLPVVDKPAIQYVVEEAVAAGIRDVLMIIGRNKNAIANHFDSVPELEEKLTAKGDDSKLGRVTKSSDLADVHLLRQGEPKGLGHAIGRARQHVGETPFAVMLGDDLIDERDPLLPKMIEVNEQKKAMVIALMEVDPESISMYGCASVEATDDPDVVKVLNLVEKPAQEDAPSNLAIIGRYLLTHEIFPVLDRTEPGKGGEIQITDALNEVAADDDNVDVYGVIFRGRRYDTGDKLDYIKAIVQLASERDDLGPDLRPWIKDFAANL, via the coding sequence ATGGAACCTGCGAAGATCAAAGCCGTCATGCCGGTTGCGGGCCTGGGGACCCGCTTTCTGCCGGCGACGAAGGCGACGCCCAAGGAGATGCTCCCGGTCGTCGACAAGCCGGCGATCCAGTACGTGGTCGAGGAAGCGGTCGCCGCGGGGATCCGCGACGTACTGATGATCATCGGCCGCAACAAGAACGCGATCGCGAACCATTTCGACTCCGTGCCGGAGCTCGAGGAGAAGCTGACAGCGAAGGGTGACGACTCGAAGCTCGGTCGCGTCACGAAGTCGAGCGACCTTGCCGATGTCCACCTCCTGCGCCAGGGCGAGCCGAAGGGGCTCGGCCACGCGATCGGTCGTGCGAGGCAGCACGTGGGCGAGACGCCCTTCGCCGTGATGCTCGGGGACGACCTCATCGACGAGCGCGACCCGCTGCTGCCGAAGATGATCGAGGTCAACGAGCAGAAGAAGGCCATGGTCATCGCCCTCATGGAGGTCGACCCCGAGTCGATCAGCATGTACGGCTGCGCTTCTGTTGAGGCGACGGATGACCCCGATGTCGTCAAGGTTCTGAATCTCGTGGAGAAGCCGGCCCAGGAGGATGCGCCGAGCAACCTCGCGATCATCGGCCGCTACCTCCTGACGCACGAGATCTTCCCCGTTCTCGACCGCACCGAGCCGGGCAAGGGCGGCGAGATCCAGATCACCGACGCCCTCAACGAGGTCGCGGCGGACGACGACAACGTCGACGTCTACGGCGTGATCTTCCGCGGCCGTCGGTACGACACGGGCGACAAGCTCGACTACATCAAGGCGATCGTGCAGCTCGCGAGCGAGCGCGATGACCTGGGGCCCGACCTGCGCCCCTGGATCAAGGACTTCGCCGCTAACCTCTGA
- a CDS encoding GNAT family N-acetyltransferase: protein MDTLDRSHGAVSIRLVRSRDARTLQHELQTNRSWLQPWEATNPGGGGEIDMRGSIRRLLQQYRDGSGVPFVMLHEGEIAGQLNVWGISRGSLSSATIGYWVSERFAGRGITPTSVALATDICFEALRLHRMEICIRPENTPSLRIVEKLGFRYEGFRPRYIHIDGDWRDHYAFALTTEDVPEGVLRRWVTGRVPHGAGTIPDTDQTTLG from the coding sequence ATGGACACCCTCGATAGGTCTCACGGGGCCGTGTCCATCCGGCTTGTCCGTTCTCGCGACGCTCGGACGCTGCAGCACGAGCTGCAGACGAACCGATCCTGGCTGCAGCCCTGGGAAGCCACGAACCCCGGCGGGGGCGGCGAGATCGACATGCGCGGATCCATCAGGCGCCTGCTGCAGCAGTATCGCGATGGCAGCGGCGTGCCGTTCGTGATGCTGCATGAGGGCGAGATCGCCGGTCAGCTGAACGTGTGGGGCATCTCTCGCGGATCCCTGTCATCGGCGACCATCGGCTACTGGGTATCCGAACGATTCGCCGGTCGCGGCATCACCCCGACGTCGGTCGCGCTCGCCACCGACATCTGCTTCGAAGCCCTGCGGTTGCACCGCATGGAGATCTGCATTCGCCCCGAGAACACCCCGAGCCTGCGCATCGTGGAGAAGCTCGGGTTCCGGTACGAGGGCTTCCGCCCGCGGTACATCCATATCGACGGCGACTGGCGCGATCACTACGCGTTCGCGCTCACGACGGAAGACGTCCCGGAGGGGGTGCTCCGCCGCTGGGTGACCGGTCGCGTGCCGCACGGCGCCGGCACGATCCCGGACACGGACCAGACGACCCTCGGCTGA
- the poxB gene encoding ubiquinone-dependent pyruvate dehydrogenase, which produces MPTVAKNIVETLHASGVRRVYGIPGDSLNGFTDALRTNGDIEWVHVRHEEAAAFAASAEAAITGELAVCAGSCGPGNLHLINGLYDAQRSRVPVLAIAAHIPSDEIGSGYFQETHPQELFRECSVYAEHVSTPDQMPRLLRIAMREAIEKRGVAVLVIPGDIALADIDAAAEEIRGYAPRVFPAESQLERAAEALNSCDKVTILAGAGVAGAHDELIRIAERLQAPVVHAMRGKEFVEYDNPFDVGMTGLIGFSSGYHAMRECETLLMLGTDFPYPQFFPEDATVIQVDIRGAQIGRRTHVDIGLVGGVAETISELLPRLDSGKDPGHLKAAVKHYRRTRKDLDDLATPSKRTIHPQYLTRLIDEAAADDAVFIPDVGSPAVWAARYMTMNGKRRMIGSFTHGSMANALSQGIGAQAQDRSRQVVALAGDGGLAMLLGELITLQQNNLPVKTVVYDNHSLNFVELEMKAAGFVTYATELENPDFAKVAEAVGIKGIRVETSAELPAAIEEFFAHDGPAVLNVLTERQELSMPPTITFEQAKGFTLYAIRTVLSGRGDELIDLARTNLRQLF; this is translated from the coding sequence ATGCCCACCGTCGCCAAGAACATCGTCGAGACGCTCCATGCGAGCGGCGTCCGGCGCGTGTACGGAATCCCCGGTGACTCGCTTAACGGCTTCACCGACGCGCTGCGCACGAACGGCGACATCGAGTGGGTGCACGTACGTCACGAGGAGGCCGCCGCGTTCGCCGCGAGCGCCGAAGCAGCGATCACCGGCGAACTCGCGGTGTGTGCCGGAAGCTGCGGGCCCGGCAACCTCCACCTCATCAACGGCCTCTACGACGCACAGCGTTCGCGGGTGCCCGTGCTCGCCATCGCCGCGCACATCCCGAGCGACGAGATCGGATCCGGCTACTTCCAGGAGACGCACCCGCAAGAGCTCTTCCGCGAGTGCAGCGTCTACGCGGAGCACGTGTCCACCCCGGACCAGATGCCGCGCCTGTTGCGGATTGCGATGCGCGAAGCGATCGAGAAGCGCGGGGTCGCGGTGCTCGTGATCCCGGGGGACATTGCGCTCGCCGACATCGACGCAGCAGCGGAGGAGATCCGTGGCTACGCCCCGCGTGTGTTCCCCGCCGAGTCGCAGCTCGAGCGGGCGGCAGAGGCGCTCAACTCGTGTGACAAGGTCACGATCCTCGCCGGCGCGGGGGTGGCGGGCGCCCATGACGAGCTGATCCGAATCGCTGAGCGGCTGCAGGCGCCCGTGGTTCACGCGATGCGCGGCAAGGAGTTCGTCGAATACGACAATCCGTTCGACGTCGGGATGACGGGCCTGATCGGATTCTCGTCCGGCTATCACGCGATGCGCGAGTGCGAGACGTTGCTCATGCTCGGCACCGACTTCCCGTATCCGCAGTTCTTCCCCGAGGACGCGACCGTGATCCAGGTCGACATCCGGGGCGCGCAGATCGGCCGACGCACGCACGTCGACATCGGGCTGGTCGGGGGCGTGGCCGAGACGATCAGCGAGCTGCTGCCGCGGCTCGACAGCGGCAAGGATCCGGGCCACCTGAAGGCCGCCGTGAAGCACTACCGGCGCACGCGCAAGGATCTCGACGATCTCGCCACGCCCTCGAAGCGCACCATCCATCCGCAGTACCTCACCCGCCTCATCGACGAGGCCGCCGCCGACGACGCCGTCTTCATCCCCGATGTGGGCTCGCCCGCCGTCTGGGCGGCGCGGTACATGACGATGAACGGCAAGCGCCGCATGATCGGATCCTTCACTCACGGATCCATGGCCAACGCGCTGTCGCAGGGGATCGGCGCGCAGGCACAGGACCGCTCGCGGCAGGTCGTCGCCCTGGCCGGGGACGGCGGGCTCGCCATGCTGCTCGGCGAACTGATCACACTGCAGCAGAACAACCTGCCGGTCAAGACCGTCGTGTACGACAACCACTCGCTCAACTTCGTGGAGCTCGAGATGAAGGCGGCCGGGTTCGTCACCTACGCGACCGAGCTGGAGAACCCGGATTTCGCGAAGGTGGCGGAGGCGGTCGGCATCAAGGGGATCCGCGTTGAGACCTCGGCGGAGCTGCCCGCGGCGATCGAGGAGTTCTTCGCGCATGACGGTCCTGCCGTGCTCAACGTGCTGACCGAGCGGCAGGAACTGTCGATGCCACCGACCATCACCTTCGAGCAGGCGAAGGGCTTCACGCTCTACGCCATCCGGACCGTGCTGTCGGGGAGAGGGGACGAACTGATCGACCTCGCGCGCACAAATCTCCGTCAGTTGTTCTAG